One window from the genome of Rufibacter tibetensis encodes:
- a CDS encoding M28 family peptidase encodes MKFKSFLFGALLISGPAFAQKLTLDKDVAKTLEMVKPLAIRSHIQYLADDKLKGRLPGTPGYQMAVDYVVQQFKGLGVQPAGENGAYTQQVRIRKAFTGKDATFALTSGGKTIPLVQGRDFSLYPNPQNPSVTVEAPLAFAGYGITAPEVGYDDYANLDVKGKVVVILRGAPKNFQSTIAAASMHFSTILQNAVNHGAVGVIIGSTSSNPRATVPDLSKGVNSVMTPDGKVAASGSFVSDQSKIFSYINAATFNTLLQGAGLDTAQVSAKLKGGTPASVALPATLQGRYTSVYQDFDSYNVVGKITGSDATLRNEYVVHSAHLDHMGIGAPIKGDSIYNGAHDNASGVASVLEIARVYSQLKQKPKRSLLFVLMTGEEMGLLGSAYFAKYPTVPKQNIVANINTDMPTIIAPLLSAVALGAEHSTLKGPVANASGYLGIALEADPEPDQNRFIRSDQFSFVAQGIPALHIKYGNKTKDGQNNLNKQVEVWRAAFYHKPQDELNDSFDFEAGKRYVQLNFLISYQVAQAAQRPTWNAKDIFGGRYKK; translated from the coding sequence ATGAAATTCAAATCCTTCCTTTTTGGTGCCCTGCTTATTTCCGGCCCTGCCTTCGCACAAAAACTTACGCTAGACAAAGATGTGGCTAAAACCCTGGAAATGGTAAAGCCTTTAGCCATCAGAAGCCACATCCAATACCTAGCCGATGACAAGCTTAAAGGGCGTCTGCCCGGCACGCCCGGCTACCAGATGGCCGTAGATTACGTGGTACAGCAGTTCAAAGGACTTGGGGTACAGCCAGCCGGCGAAAACGGGGCGTACACCCAGCAGGTAAGAATCAGGAAAGCCTTCACCGGCAAAGACGCTACCTTTGCCCTCACTTCCGGCGGAAAAACGATTCCTTTGGTGCAAGGCAGAGACTTCTCTCTTTACCCTAATCCTCAGAATCCTTCTGTGACGGTAGAGGCTCCGCTGGCTTTTGCGGGCTATGGCATCACTGCCCCAGAAGTTGGCTATGACGATTACGCCAACCTTGATGTAAAAGGCAAAGTAGTGGTGATTTTGCGGGGAGCGCCTAAAAACTTTCAATCTACTATTGCTGCGGCCAGCATGCACTTTTCCACTATTCTGCAGAATGCGGTAAATCACGGCGCAGTGGGCGTGATTATTGGCTCCACAAGTTCTAACCCCAGAGCCACGGTTCCAGACCTGAGCAAAGGCGTGAACAGCGTCATGACCCCCGATGGCAAAGTGGCTGCCTCGGGGAGCTTTGTGTCTGACCAGTCCAAGATTTTCTCCTATATCAATGCGGCTACTTTCAACACCCTGCTGCAAGGCGCAGGTCTGGACACGGCGCAAGTGTCAGCGAAACTGAAAGGCGGAACACCAGCATCAGTCGCTCTCCCGGCTACCCTGCAAGGACGGTATACCTCCGTTTACCAGGATTTCGACTCTTACAATGTAGTGGGAAAAATCACCGGTTCAGACGCTACCCTCCGGAACGAATACGTGGTACACAGCGCCCATTTAGACCACATGGGCATTGGGGCACCAATAAAAGGTGACTCTATTTACAACGGCGCGCATGACAATGCCTCCGGTGTGGCAAGTGTACTGGAGATTGCCCGCGTGTACTCGCAGTTAAAACAGAAACCGAAACGCTCTCTCCTGTTCGTGCTGATGACTGGGGAGGAAATGGGATTGCTGGGATCTGCGTACTTCGCCAAGTACCCTACAGTACCCAAGCAAAACATAGTGGCTAACATCAATACCGATATGCCCACCATTATTGCCCCGCTCCTATCAGCCGTGGCTCTGGGCGCCGAGCATTCGACCCTGAAAGGTCCGGTAGCTAATGCATCCGGTTATCTGGGCATTGCCCTGGAAGCAGACCCGGAGCCCGACCAGAACCGGTTTATCCGGAGCGACCAGTTCAGTTTCGTGGCCCAAGGCATTCCAGCGCTGCACATCAAGTACGGCAATAAAACCAAAGACGGGCAGAACAACCTGAACAAGCAGGTAGAGGTTTGGCGCGCAGCGTTCTACCACAAGCCCCAGGATGAGCTCAACGATTCCTTTGACTTTGAGGCTGGCAAGCGGTACGTACAACTGAACTTCCTGATCAGCTACCAGGTAGCCCAAGCTGCCCAGCGCCCTACCTGGAATGCCAAAGACATTTTTGGCGGCCGGTACAAAAAATAG
- a CDS encoding SGNH/GDSL hydrolase family protein: protein MTSSSDNNRRNFIKKTAVGGLTAFSIPSILTEAFAGEKRSSISLKKDSTILFQGDSITDAGRNRESKEFSTSKNLGGGYAMLASAELLHAHPEKNLKIYNKGISGFKVYQVAERWEDDTLALKPDVLSILIGVNDFWHTLSSGYKGTLQTYQQDYKTLLDRTKQRLPEVQLIIGEPFAVKGIKAVDEKWFPAFDEYRQAARELANQYKATFIPYQSVYEKAQKQAPGVYWTYDGVHPSLAGAKLMAEAWLKAVKS from the coding sequence ATGACCTCTTCCTCAGATAACAACCGCCGAAATTTCATCAAGAAAACGGCAGTGGGAGGCTTAACGGCTTTTTCCATTCCCAGTATTCTCACCGAAGCTTTCGCCGGAGAAAAGCGTTCTTCCATTTCTTTGAAGAAAGACAGCACCATTCTTTTTCAGGGTGATTCTATTACAGATGCGGGCCGAAACCGGGAGTCAAAGGAATTCAGCACCAGCAAAAACCTGGGCGGCGGGTACGCCATGCTGGCCTCGGCTGAATTACTGCACGCGCACCCTGAGAAGAACCTGAAGATCTACAACAAAGGCATTAGCGGTTTTAAAGTGTACCAGGTGGCCGAACGTTGGGAAGACGATACCCTGGCCTTGAAACCAGATGTGCTCAGCATCTTAATTGGCGTGAATGACTTCTGGCATACTCTCTCCAGTGGATACAAGGGTACCTTGCAAACCTACCAGCAAGACTATAAGACCCTGCTGGACCGCACAAAGCAACGCCTGCCCGAGGTACAGTTGATCATTGGTGAACCCTTCGCAGTGAAAGGCATCAAGGCCGTGGACGAGAAGTGGTTTCCAGCTTTTGATGAGTATCGGCAGGCTGCCCGTGAACTGGCCAATCAGTATAAAGCCACCTTTATCCCCTACCAGAGCGTGTATGAAAAAGCGCAGAAACAAGCCCCAGGGGTGTACTGGACGTATGACGGCGTGCATCCGTCCCTGGCTGGCGCCAAGCTCATGGCCGAGGCTTGGTTGAAAGCCGTGAAAAGCTAA
- a CDS encoding sensor histidine kinase: MILTSVWIFLLMLCLWGMNIFLYGQFSRLNWSEKARNLTRYATSYLLTVIVYYGLLTLIFVLVDGPPPRVFPLIVALTNNTIVLVLMDLVILQRKSAQIAVENSQLKMNHAIAQHQHLKHQLQPHFLFNSLNTLKTLIKKKRPEAEEYLVRLSDLLRASITSENKTTIPLEEELKLCVDYLEMQKVRFKDSFSYKIEIPPSLLTSSCLPIFSLQLLVENAIKHNAFTIEEPLSIQISYNNKDSIVVWNNRKPKQTLEPSSGIGLKNLSERYQVICGDGINVVEADHSFSVELKLLINEYCHH, encoded by the coding sequence ATGATCCTGACTTCTGTTTGGATCTTTCTGCTGATGCTGTGTCTATGGGGCATGAATATCTTTCTGTATGGCCAATTCAGCAGGTTGAATTGGAGTGAGAAGGCAAGGAACCTTACCCGGTACGCCACCAGTTACTTACTTACAGTCATTGTCTATTATGGATTGTTGACCCTAATATTCGTGCTTGTGGATGGCCCTCCACCTCGTGTTTTTCCATTGATTGTGGCGCTCACAAACAACACCATCGTGCTAGTGCTCATGGACCTGGTCATTCTGCAACGTAAAAGTGCCCAGATAGCAGTAGAGAACAGCCAACTTAAGATGAACCACGCCATTGCGCAGCACCAGCACCTCAAGCACCAACTCCAGCCGCATTTCCTGTTCAACTCGCTCAATACATTAAAGACACTTATTAAAAAGAAACGGCCCGAGGCCGAGGAATACCTGGTGCGCTTGTCTGATTTGCTCAGGGCCTCTATTACCTCTGAAAACAAAACCACTATCCCGCTGGAGGAAGAGCTGAAGCTTTGCGTAGATTACCTGGAGATGCAGAAGGTTCGGTTTAAGGACTCGTTTTCCTATAAAATTGAGATTCCGCCCTCTCTTCTCACCTCCAGTTGCCTGCCCATTTTCTCCCTGCAACTGCTGGTGGAAAATGCCATTAAGCACAATGCATTCACCATAGAAGAGCCCTTGTCCATCCAGATTTCTTATAACAACAAAGATTCCATTGTGGTCTGGAACAACAGGAAACCGAAGCAGACGCTGGAGCCATCCTCCGGCATTGGCCTGAAGAACCTGTCTGAGCGGTACCAAGTCATCTGCGGAGATGGCATCAACGTGGTAGAAGCAGACCATTCCTTTTCTGTAGAACTTAAGCTGCTAATAAATGAATATTGTCATCATTGA
- a CDS encoding LytR/AlgR family response regulator transcription factor — MNIVIIEDEPLTAEDLEDTLLEVEPSVRVVAVLASVKAAVTYFTQNPAPDLIFSDIQLGDGLSFEIFQAVPITKPVVFCTAYNEYALEAFKANGIDYILKPFNKAIIEKTLLKYKQLQANLAPERPDYQALLQLLDNRLVQKPNSVLMFQRDKIIPLPIDQIAVCYSQNLITHVVTFDQRKFTLNQNMEEMEAMCGNQFFRANRQFLIHYKAIKEASQYFGRKLSVTLTIPFPEEIIISKAKSPLFLNWLGNK; from the coding sequence ATGAATATTGTCATCATTGAAGATGAGCCCCTTACGGCCGAGGACCTGGAGGACACTCTGCTAGAGGTGGAACCCAGCGTACGCGTGGTGGCGGTGCTGGCCTCCGTGAAAGCGGCAGTAACGTATTTCACCCAAAACCCCGCCCCAGACCTAATCTTCTCTGACATACAGTTAGGCGATGGGTTGAGCTTTGAGATTTTTCAGGCAGTGCCCATCACCAAGCCGGTGGTCTTCTGCACCGCTTACAACGAGTATGCCTTGGAAGCCTTCAAGGCTAATGGCATTGACTACATCCTGAAGCCCTTCAACAAGGCTATTATTGAGAAAACGCTGCTGAAATACAAACAGCTGCAGGCAAACCTGGCCCCCGAGAGACCAGATTACCAGGCGCTGCTGCAACTGCTGGACAACCGGTTAGTGCAGAAGCCAAACTCGGTGCTGATGTTTCAGCGGGACAAGATCATCCCGTTGCCCATTGACCAGATTGCGGTGTGTTACTCGCAGAACTTAATTACGCACGTGGTTACGTTTGACCAGCGCAAGTTCACCCTCAACCAGAACATGGAAGAGATGGAAGCCATGTGCGGGAACCAGTTTTTCAGGGCCAACCGGCAGTTCCTAATCCATTACAAAGCCATCAAGGAAGCCTCACAATATTTTGGGCGTAAACTTTCCGTCACGCTCACCATACCTTTTCCGGAGGAAATCATCATCAGCAAAGCCAAAAGTCCGCTCTTCTTAAACTGGCTCGGAAATAAATAA
- a CDS encoding DUF4890 domain-containing protein, with the protein MKKYLVMMALGLAVAGTSYAQTTPQQRGKNPENRSEQRKNDKGEFHRGGEKRAQLSPEERATKRTEMLTQKLDLNSSQKRKLQAINLKHAQQMASFKGQKSQRNQLYGGEGNDQHRQQMQQLHASWEKEFKDIVSKKQYAQYEEERKQMQANRGNRKGREEGKDTRVRRQQNG; encoded by the coding sequence ATGAAAAAGTACCTTGTAATGATGGCCCTAGGTTTGGCGGTAGCCGGAACTTCTTACGCGCAAACTACTCCGCAGCAAAGAGGCAAAAACCCTGAGAACAGATCAGAGCAACGCAAAAACGACAAAGGTGAATTCCACCGGGGTGGCGAAAAACGTGCCCAACTCTCACCTGAGGAAAGAGCTACCAAGCGCACTGAGATGTTAACCCAGAAACTGGACCTGAATAGTTCTCAGAAAAGAAAATTACAGGCCATCAATCTGAAGCATGCTCAGCAAATGGCAAGCTTCAAGGGGCAGAAAAGTCAAAGAAACCAACTCTATGGAGGCGAAGGAAATGACCAGCACCGTCAGCAGATGCAACAACTTCATGCCTCCTGGGAGAAAGAATTCAAAGACATCGTGAGCAAAAAGCAATACGCTCAGTATGAAGAAGAGCGCAAGCAAATGCAGGCAAACCGTGGTAACCGCAAGGGCAGAGAAGAAGGGAAAGATACCCGGGTTAGAAGACAACAGAACGGCTAA